GTCGCCCGAGTTCATCGACGAGCTGACCCTGCTGCGGGACAGGGCCTCGCCCGCGCCCTGGGACGAGGTCGAGGGCGTGCTCGCCGCCGAGCTGCCCGGCCCCCTCGAGGAGGTGTTCCCGGAGTTCGACCGCCGTCCGCTCGCCTCGGCGTCCATCGCCCAGGTCTACGCGGCGCGGCTGCGCTCGGGGGAACGGGTGGTGGTCAAGGTCCAGCGCCCCGGCATCGCCGACGTCGTGGAGCGCGACCTCGACATCATGGCCAGGCTGGCCGCCTCCCTGGAGGTCCGCACGCGGTGGGGGCGCGCCCTCGGGGTGCGCGACCTGGTGCGCGGGTTCGCCGACGCGCTGCGCGAGGAGCTGGACTTCCGCGTCGAGGCGGCCAACATGACGGCGGTGGCGGCGGTCTCGGCCGGTACGGCGGTGCACGTGCCCGCGGTCCACGCCCCGCTCTGCGGGCGCCGGGTGCTCGTCATGGAACGCCTGGACGGCAGTCCTCTCGGCGAGGACCCGGCTCCCTCCCGCGCGCCCGCGCCGTCCGGAGAGGCCGCCGACCCGCCACCGGGCGGGCCCGAGCCGGCCGCCGGAGACGCCGACCGGAGCGAACTGGCCCGGACGCTGCTGGAGGCGCTGCTCCGGCAGATCATGCTGGACGGCGTCTTCCACGCCGACCCCCACCCGGGCAACATCATGCTGCTGGCCGACGGGCGGCTCGGCCTGCTCGACTTCGGGTCGGTGGGACGGCTCGACGCCGGCCTGCGCGCCTCCCTTCAGCGGCTCCTGCTGGCCATGGACCGCGGCGACCCCCTCGGCGTGTCCGACGCCTTGCTGGAGGTCGTCCCGCGGCCCGGCGAGATCGACGAGCCGCGCCTGGAACGCGAGCTGGGGCGCTTCATGGCCCGCCACCTGAACCACGGCCCGGCGGGCGGCGTCCGGATGTTCACCGACCTGTTCCGGATCGTGTCCGGCCACGGCCTGGCCGTCCCGCCCGAGGTCGCGGCCGTCTTCCGGACGCTCGCCACCGTCGAGGGGACGCTCACCGGGCTGGCCCCCGGCTTCGACCTGATCGGCGAGGCGCGGGCGTTCGCCGGGCGGCACTTCGCCGAGCGGCGCGACCCGGCGGCGATCAGGAAGGCCGCCACCGACGAGCTCGCGGCCCTGCTGCCCATGCTGCGCAGGCTGCCCCGC
The Sphaerisporangium krabiense genome window above contains:
- a CDS encoding ABC1 kinase family protein codes for the protein MDFVGTLVIVVAILVLIGLFSLVARRLLDLRFGLVRAFVAGALAYLLAGPLAQALAGSVPLGSSGITPLWFLILAVACALLAAMTFLAIAEALVPTGSVPGPIELARSLRGRVVRSRRYFAIVGVLVRHGLGPYLRGRSPDVEAPSGRARLARSLRGALDDAGVTFVKLGQILSTRPDLLSPEFIDELTLLRDRASPAPWDEVEGVLAAELPGPLEEVFPEFDRRPLASASIAQVYAARLRSGERVVVKVQRPGIADVVERDLDIMARLAASLEVRTRWGRALGVRDLVRGFADALREELDFRVEAANMTAVAAVSAGTAVHVPAVHAPLCGRRVLVMERLDGSPLGEDPAPSRAPAPSGEAADPPPGGPEPAAGDADRSELARTLLEALLRQIMLDGVFHADPHPGNIMLLADGRLGLLDFGSVGRLDAGLRASLQRLLLAMDRGDPLGVSDALLEVVPRPGEIDEPRLERELGRFMARHLNHGPAGGVRMFTDLFRIVSGHGLAVPPEVAAVFRTLATVEGTLTGLAPGFDLIGEARAFAGRHFAERRDPAAIRKAATDELAALLPMLRRLPRRVERIVGAAEQGRLTVNVRLLADERDRRHVTGMLHQVLLTVLAATTGLMAVLLLGVESGPKVTAAVTLYQLLAYNLLVVAAVLALRVLVLIFRRDL